From the genome of Candidatus Eisenbacteria bacterium:
CCATTTCAAGACGCGAGGTGATATCCCTTACGGTCCCGATCACGGCCTTCGGATTGCCACGCGCGTCGTTGATGACGGAGCAGTTCAATTCGCCGGTGAAACTGCTTCCGTCTGCTCTAAGAAAATCGCACGTGAAACCGCAGGCTGATCCATTGGCCACAACCTCTTTGAAATGAGCCATTGTTTTTTCGCGATCACCCGGAACAACAAGTTCTGAAAACGGCTTTCCTACAATTTCATCGGCGCTCTCGAACCCGTGCAGTTTGAGCACTCGCTCGGACACATAACCAATGCGCCCCGGCAGTTCCACTACAATTACCGCGTCAGGGGACATCCTCACAAGTGTTTCATACATTTGACGGGACTCCTGAAGCGCGCTCTCTGCTTTCTTCCGTTCCGTGATATCCAGCATATATCCTTGGCAATGAGTGACCTCTCCGCCGCCGTTCCTCTTAACGATATTAAAATCATGCACCCAAACTATCCTGCCATCCGGGCAGATGACTCGATATTCTTGTTCATAGGAAGATGCTCCGGATTCGATACGTGCCATCATTTCCGAATTCACTCTTTCCATGTCTTCCGGATGCACTACACCAGCAAACGTGATCCTGCCACTAGTAAAATCCTCCACTTTGAACCCGTACTGTTCCACATTTGGAGAGATATATTCGATTGTCATGTCTTCCTTCGGAGTCCATCTGAATCTGAACGCGATTACCGGTCCTCCCAGGAAAAGTCTTTGCTCTTCTTCCAGCGCTTCTTGTGCCCGCCTCCTGTCCAAGATGAGCTGCACGCTGGTTAAGAAGGCAGTAAGCTGCTTGGCATCCCCTTCAGTGTATTCGGTTTCCTTGTTGGCGACAGCCGCCACAACAGCAATGCGATCTCCGCTGAAAACCGGAACTACGAGCAACCTTGCAATTGGAACATGTCCCTCTGGACACCCTTTCTTGCTGGCACGAGGCGCATCATAGTTATTGATGATGAGGACTTTCCTCTCTCGAACTGCATCAGCCCAGACTCCAGCCGTGGCAATTGGAAACTCAAGCGGTTTGTCTTGGACCTGGCATGCTTGCATCACATCTCTTGACCAAGAATTAACTGTCAACGTAGTTTCGTCCTTGTTGAGGAATCCAAAGAAGCAGAATTGACTCTCAGTCATGGGGCCTATTTCGCTCAGAATCTGGTCGCACAAAGTCTGAAGGTCTGCATCAACCATGCTGGCGATTCTCCATAGTGACCCCAGCCGCGTCCGCAGACGAGATTGTTCCCCTTCGCCCCATTTATGTACTATCGCAGCAGCCAGCGTATTGGCAATGACACTCAGGAATTCTTCTTCTTTCTCGTTTTGGCAATGACCAGTTTCCAGGTAGATATTCATCACTCCGAGTATTCGTTTGCCGGAGAGAATTGGGACACAATAATGACCGTGAGGAGAGACCTCCCGGCCGCAATTCTGATTGTGATCGTGGAGATGATCGACAAACTGCGTCTTGCGTGTGGACGCTGCCAGCCCGCAAACGCATTCGCCGAACGAGATTCGCTTGCATGTGCTTTGGACCTCTTTTGAAAGCCCCCTCTGGGCTTTCAATTCCAGGGTCTCAGATCTCTCGTCTGCAAGAAATATCCCGCCCCCAATATTGGGAGTCAGCCAGGGTATCAAGAGGATCGCTCTAAGTGCCTGATCCAGGAGTTCCTCAAGCGGCATCTCTTCGAGTGAGAGCCGCATGAGCGAGTTGATTATAGTTTGGGTATCACAGCTCTGCCTGATTTCCTCAGCGGAAACTGCCGCGTCTTTCAGCTCTGGATTTTCGCTTGTCTTCATGTCAATACCCGTCCTCGTCAGAGAGCCTCTCAACTTCGCGTCTCAAGTGCCGCCAACAAGCATGTCTGGACCCGTTTCTCAGGCTCTTCACCGCTAAGGAGGAGAGCATGAGGGGCAGTCGGCAAGAAAGCCAGGGAAACGTCTGTTGCATCGAAGGCAAAGCCGCGTCTTTATTTCGAGCCCGGTCGAACCGAGTCTCACAATTCCGCTGGCCACAAGGACCGCTGCAACCCAAGGAAAGGCTTTGTGGCCAATCAACTGCTCTACCCTGTCCACCGATGCAGGATTAACCGGGACTCCTGTTCTCAAGAGCCTCACGTAGGGCTGACAAAAGCACCATTTATGAAGATGTATGCCGTTTGCTTTTTTCCAGCTTTCGTGGTACACGGCAATGAGGTCGTCGCCGTTGCTTCGAACAGGTTTCAGTCTGAAGGATTCAAGGTCTCCGATCGTCTTAAGCTCTCTCCCGGATGCAGTCTTGGCAAATCCCAGTACCTTTGACCAGAGCATTTCGCACTCAAAGTTCGACCTGCATCTGTCACACTCTTTGCTGGCAGGGGAAACGCACCACACAGACGAAATCCCTCTCCTTGTTGGCACCAGAACAAGGTGCAACTGCTTCGGGAAAATCGCATTAGCCGCTGTTCAGAGTATTTGCCTGTTTGAATCTCCGGGCACAAGACTCGTTATAGTTATCAATTCGACTGACGGATGGAACTCTTTAGGTGTTTCTGATGCCTTGTGGCGAGGAGAGTTTTCCGAAATTGCCTGGCAGGACTGGAAAACCATCAAACTGGAGGTTGTATCACGCAACTCAGGGTGAGGCCTTGAATGCGGGGCTACTTCTCGATATTCACGGAGTCAATCACACCGACTATGAGGGTGCGGACTGGCCCCCTCTCTGTGCTCAAGATCTGCGCTGCCGATGTCCCTTCATCAACCAACAAAACGACGTCGCCGGCACCCGCGTCGACAGTATCGAGCGCAAGAATAGTCTTTCCAGTTGGAGCTTTGCTCATGGAGAGAAGCTCAACGATTTGGATTTTCCTGTTGACCAGATGCTTATGCTTAATTGTCGAAACAACATCTCCGACCACTTTTCCTATCCGCATGACCCACCACTCCCTTACTTCTTGAGCCTGTATCTCATCAACAGAGAACTCTTACCGGACTTCTTTGCGGTTCTGAATCCGCATTTCTTGAAGAGAAAATCGGGTTTGAAGTTGAACTCCTCGGCTACAAACGCCTTGGTATAGATAGAGTCCCACTTCAACTTCTTCCCATGATCTACCAGATGCTCCAGCAGCGATCTCGCAACCCCCATTCCCGTGAACCCGGGTGATACGTGAAGGCACCCGATGACGACTGAGTTTTTGCCGGCTCCTGGAATCTGGAGACCAAGACTCCTCGTGATCGCCGCGGGATAGAACTCCACGAACCCTATCGCCTTTCCATTAAGGTAGGCAACGAAACCACAGGATGGGACCTGCTGCAGCACCTCGGAAAGATATTCCGCTTTGAGATTCTTCCCGTTTGACACATCCTGACTCTGAAAATGGGGCTCGGGGTCGGCAGGATGTGAGAAGAGACAGAGCTCCACCACTTCATTCGAGTTAGAAAGTGTCAGAGGCGTGACGACGATTTTGCCTTTTTCCGACATTGCCCCTTTCCAGCAGATCGAGAATCTCCTGGCGATTAGGCGGAGCTGAATCCGCCGCACGGTTCCCCAGGAATACCCCAAAAACATGGATATTCCTTGGGTTTTTCTCCTTCCATGCGTTTACCTGTTTCACGGGAGCCGGACAATTCGACTCTTCAATCCATCCCCTGACTTCTCTAATCCATCTTGAAGTCCACGGACACATTGGAGAGAAGTGAATTTCGATGCACTCGGATTGCTCCTTTGAGCCCGTCCCGGAGTCCATTTTGGGTTGCTCAGAGCTTTGGCGGGGTGACTTTTCTTTGCGCTTGATATTTGCCTCGCTTATCTCTGTACGAAACCCTGCATTCTTCATCAGCCTCGAAGAAAACCACTTGAGCAATCCCCTCGTTGGCGTATATTTTCGCCGGAAGAGGGGTCGTGTTTGAAACCTCGAGCGTGGCCGTGCCCTCCCACTCCGGCTCGAAAGGAGTCACGTTCACGATTATGCCGCAGCGCGCATATGTGCTCTTTCCGAGACAGATCGTGAGCACGTTTCTGGGAATCCTGAAATATTCGACGGTCCTTCCAAGGACGAATGAGTTCGGAGGAATTATGCAGCTATCTCCTTTGAAACTTACGAACGAGCGCAGGTCGAAATCTTTTGGATCTACTATGGTGGTGTTTATGTTTGTGAATACCTTGAACTCGTCAGCAATTCTGACATCGTATCCATAGGAAGAGAGGCCGTACGAAATGCAGTTTTTTCTCACTTGCTTCTCAACGAACGGCGTGATCATGGCTTTCTCAAGAGCCATTTTCTTTATCCATCTGTCGGGTTTTATTCCCAAAGCGCTGCCTCCGGGTCACGCCGCTCACACATCGACGCTTTCTCCAGGTTTCAAGATGATGCATTCACATATCGTCTTGACCTTTTTTCTAAACTCTTCGGGGTCCGCCTTGATCACATCGAAAGTATTGTAGTGCATGGGAACAACTTTCCCGGGCTTTATCATCCTGGTAGCCTCTGCCGCATCGTCGACACCCATGACAAAATTGTCCCCAATCGGAAGGAGCGCAAGATCAATCTTCTGAAGTCTTCCGATGAGCTCCATGTCCCCGAAGAGACCGGTATCGCCACTGTGGTAAATTGTCTTTCCATTCATCGTAAGCAGGAATCCGCAGGGACTCCCGGTGTATTCAATCGTGTCCCCAATGATCGCCGAGCCGTGCCAGGCAGGAGTGAGCTTAACTTTCCCGAACGGGAACTGTCGCGAGCCGCCTATGTGCATCGGATGGCTCTTGAGTCCTTTGCGTTCGCAGTAGATGGCAAGCTCAT
Proteins encoded in this window:
- a CDS encoding GAF domain-containing protein, translating into MKTSENPELKDAAVSAEEIRQSCDTQTIINSLMRLSLEEMPLEELLDQALRAILLIPWLTPNIGGGIFLADERSETLELKAQRGLSKEVQSTCKRISFGECVCGLAASTRKTQFVDHLHDHNQNCGREVSPHGHYCVPILSGKRILGVMNIYLETGHCQNEKEEEFLSVIANTLAAAIVHKWGEGEQSRLRTRLGSLWRIASMVDADLQTLCDQILSEIGPMTESQFCFFGFLNKDETTLTVNSWSRDVMQACQVQDKPLEFPIATAGVWADAVRERKVLIINNYDAPRASKKGCPEGHVPIARLLVVPVFSGDRIAVVAAVANKETEYTEGDAKQLTAFLTSVQLILDRRRAQEALEEEQRLFLGGPVIAFRFRWTPKEDMTIEYISPNVEQYGFKVEDFTSGRITFAGVVHPEDMERVNSEMMARIESGASSYEQEYRVICPDGRIVWVHDFNIVKRNGGGEVTHCQGYMLDITERKKAESALQESRQMYETLVRMSPDAVIVVELPGRIGYVSERVLKLHGFESADEIVGKPFSELVVPGDREKTMAHFKEVVANGSACGFTCDFLRADGSSFTGELNCSVINDARGNPKAVIGTVRDITSRLEMEEQLHQSQKMEAIGQLAGGLAHDFNNMLTSMIGHSKLLLNSLEEDSPLRRNVEKIEAASERAAWMTRQLLAYSSKQILELRVLELNSIVAKMEPLLRSVVGENIEISTAFGCAACRVRVDVSQFEQIIMNLAINAREAMPLGGKLIIETASVYLDETYVAQHHAVKPGQYCMLAVSDTGCGMDEETQSHIFEPFFTTRDKSKGAGLGLATVYGTVKQSGGDIWVYSKPGKGTTFKIYIPQVSEKVEVREAGETGAEAHRGSETILLVEDDENVRGLVFEILEMNGYRVLPACNGAEAVLIAEQHEGPIDLMVTDVVMPGMSGKELALSLSVSRHEMKVLYMSGYTDDAIVHHGVLDPGTVFLQKPFTPDQLAKKVRRVLDAGRRQALQQA
- a CDS encoding EutN/CcmL family microcompartment protein, with product MRIGKVVGDVVSTIKHKHLVNRKIQIVELLSMSKAPTGKTILALDTVDAGAGDVVLLVDEGTSAAQILSTERGPVRTLIVGVIDSVNIEK
- a CDS encoding GNAT family N-acetyltransferase, with the translated sequence MFLGYSWGTVRRIQLRLIARRFSICWKGAMSEKGKIVVTPLTLSNSNEVVELCLFSHPADPEPHFQSQDVSNGKNLKAEYLSEVLQQVPSCGFVAYLNGKAIGFVEFYPAAITRSLGLQIPGAGKNSVVIGCLHVSPGFTGMGVARSLLEHLVDHGKKLKWDSIYTKAFVAEEFNFKPDFLFKKCGFRTAKKSGKSSLLMRYRLKK
- the dcd gene encoding dCTP deaminase; this translates as MGIKPDRWIKKMALEKAMITPFVEKQVRKNCISYGLSSYGYDVRIADEFKVFTNINTTIVDPKDFDLRSFVSFKGDSCIIPPNSFVLGRTVEYFRIPRNVLTICLGKSTYARCGIIVNVTPFEPEWEGTATLEVSNTTPLPAKIYANEGIAQVVFFEADEECRVSYRDKRGKYQAQRKVTPPKL
- a CDS encoding metal-dependent hydrolase, whose amino-acid sequence is MVKVTYFGHACFSITDGESSVIIDPFLTGNPSASTSPDKITADAILLTHGHGDHFGDTVAIAKRTGAFIIAPYELAIYCERKGLKSHPMHIGGSRQFPFGKVKLTPAWHGSAIIGDTIEYTGSPCGFLLTMNGKTIYHSGDTGLFGDMELIGRLQKIDLALLPIGDNFVMGVDDAAEATRMIKPGKVVPMHYNTFDVIKADPEEFRKKVKTICECIILKPGESVDV